A single region of the Salicibibacter cibi genome encodes:
- a CDS encoding DUF421 domain-containing protein, which translates to MTNIWTGAQDLPFYGFIIRAIFVYVYIFLMVKVIGQRSMANIDPLDFIFGVVIGDVIGETVASGDEALTGPFAGAAMIAFLHWLLSYASLKFPRFRRVIEDEPFIIIEKGQILDYMLKRSNITIEQLLMDLRQNDAPDLNEIDYAVLEPNGVISVIKRSPYKSVTPHDLGLSPQNTGYPKVIISDGRVITYNMEKIMTRKELEDGLIDHGYNAIEDVFLMTVNEADEWYVTPRLRV; encoded by the coding sequence ATTACAAACATATGGACAGGGGCACAGGATTTACCGTTTTATGGATTTATCATTCGCGCAATCTTTGTATATGTATACATATTCTTAATGGTGAAAGTGATCGGCCAACGTTCTATGGCAAATATTGATCCGCTTGATTTTATTTTCGGTGTTGTGATCGGGGATGTCATAGGGGAAACTGTTGCAAGTGGTGATGAAGCGCTGACCGGTCCTTTTGCCGGTGCTGCCATGATTGCGTTTTTACACTGGCTTCTCTCGTATGCCAGCTTGAAATTCCCTCGCTTCAGAAGAGTGATTGAAGATGAACCATTTATCATTATTGAAAAAGGGCAGATTCTCGATTATATGCTTAAACGCAGCAATATTACCATTGAACAATTATTAATGGATCTTAGGCAAAATGATGCGCCGGATTTAAATGAAATTGATTACGCAGTATTGGAACCGAATGGAGTCATTAGTGTCATTAAAAGAAGCCCTTATAAATCAGTGACACCGCATGATTTGGGACTAAGTCCACAAAACACGGGATATCCCAAAGTAATTATTAGCGATGGAAGAGTTATTACTTATAACATGGAAAAAATCATGACCCGTAAAGAGCTCGAAGACGGGTTAATCGACCATGGCTATAATGCGATCGAAGATGTTTTCCTCATGACAGTGAATGAGGCTGACGAATGGTATGTAACCCCTCGGCTGCGTGTATAA
- the metA gene encoding homoserine O-acetyltransferase MetA, whose protein sequence is MPIKIPSELPAKDILQQENIFVMNERRAYTQDIRPLHIVILNLMPLKETTETQLLRLLGNSPLQVEITFLHPSTHRSKNTSSEHLEAFYKRFADVKDQYFDGMIITGAPIERLSFEDVDYWNELVEMLEWSKTNVTSTLHICWGAQAALYYHYQIPKFELPHKQFGVYKHEIKAMNSPLLRGFDDQFYVPHSRYTTTKNEDIEAEDELIVLADSEDAGVYLISDLEGSKVFVTGHAEYEATTLRDEYNRDRERGFDIQAPTGYFPSGNPNNDPLLLWRAHSHLLFSNWLNYYVYQETPYELR, encoded by the coding sequence ATGCCAATAAAAATTCCGAGTGAATTGCCGGCGAAAGATATACTGCAACAAGAGAATATATTTGTGATGAATGAAAGACGGGCGTATACGCAAGACATCCGTCCGTTGCATATCGTTATATTGAATTTAATGCCGTTGAAAGAGACGACGGAAACCCAACTTTTACGGTTGTTGGGGAATTCCCCTTTGCAAGTGGAGATTACGTTTCTGCATCCAAGTACACACCGGTCAAAAAATACGTCATCGGAACATTTGGAAGCTTTTTATAAACGGTTTGCAGATGTGAAAGATCAGTATTTTGACGGGATGATTATCACAGGGGCACCGATTGAACGATTATCCTTCGAAGACGTGGACTATTGGAATGAATTGGTTGAAATGTTGGAATGGAGCAAAACCAACGTCACTTCCACTTTGCATATCTGTTGGGGAGCACAGGCAGCCCTGTACTACCATTATCAAATACCGAAGTTTGAATTGCCCCATAAACAATTCGGCGTTTACAAACATGAAATCAAAGCGATGAACAGTCCGCTTTTGCGAGGGTTTGACGATCAATTTTACGTTCCGCATTCACGATATACGACGACTAAAAATGAGGATATTGAAGCGGAAGATGAACTGATTGTACTTGCTGATTCGGAAGACGCGGGCGTTTACTTGATATCCGATTTGGAAGGAAGCAAGGTATTTGTCACCGGGCACGCGGAGTATGAGGCTACAACTTTGCGGGATGAGTATAACCGGGACCGAGAGCGGGGATTCGATATACAGGCACCGACCGGTTATTTTCCGAGCGGGAATCCGAACAACGATCCGTTACTCCTTTGGAGAGCCCATTCCCATCTGCTCTTTTCCAATTGGTTAAACTATTACGTCTATCAAGAAACACCTTATGAGCTACGTTGA
- the nadE gene encoding ammonia-dependent NAD(+) synthetase, which yields MQQEAIIRALNVQQTISPDEEYEKRKGFLKSYAKHTGANGFVLGISGGQDSTLLGKMAQEAVEELRKEENGRYQFIALRLPFGKQHDEDDANEALAFIQPDRTETIDIQPAVDASAKSFALAFDRELSDFHKGNTKARERMKVQYDVAAAFGLLVIGTDHAAEAITGFFTKHGDGACDIVPLYGLNKRQGKALLRMLDAPSSTYMKTPTADLEDDRPGLSDEEALGLTYDEIDDFLEGKTTSDKVENKLIHYYQVTEHKRRTPVSPQDEWWNHK from the coding sequence ATGCAACAGGAAGCGATTATTCGTGCATTGAACGTGCAACAGACCATAAGCCCCGATGAAGAATATGAAAAGCGAAAAGGATTTTTAAAATCCTATGCCAAACACACAGGGGCCAATGGTTTCGTACTTGGCATATCCGGAGGACAAGATTCAACATTGCTGGGGAAAATGGCGCAAGAAGCAGTCGAAGAACTTCGCAAAGAGGAGAACGGGCGTTATCAGTTTATTGCTCTTCGTCTTCCTTTCGGGAAGCAACATGATGAAGATGATGCAAACGAAGCGCTCGCGTTTATTCAACCGGATCGTACGGAAACGATTGATATCCAACCGGCGGTTGACGCCTCCGCAAAAAGCTTTGCACTAGCGTTTGACAGGGAGCTTAGTGATTTTCACAAAGGGAATACAAAGGCCCGGGAGCGTATGAAGGTCCAATATGATGTGGCAGCCGCATTTGGCCTTCTCGTCATCGGAACGGATCATGCCGCGGAAGCGATCACCGGTTTTTTTACCAAACATGGGGATGGAGCTTGCGACATCGTCCCTTTGTACGGATTGAATAAGCGGCAAGGCAAAGCGCTTTTACGAATGTTGGACGCTCCTTCATCCACCTATATGAAAACCCCGACGGCCGACTTGGAAGATGATAGGCCCGGCCTTTCAGATGAAGAAGCATTGGGATTGACATATGATGAAATTGATGATTTTCTGGAAGGAAAAACGACTAGTGACAAAGTCGAGAACAAGCTGATCCATTATTACCAGGTAACCGAACATAAGCGACGCACACCGGTAAGCCCTCAAGATGAGTGGTGGAACCATAAATAA
- a CDS encoding ABC transporter permease: MDLFPSLPLADWIERFVDWLTNADIIFDSIETLIAWILSALTTIMEIVPIPVVIIGIPLLTFFFAGRKIGLSLFVFLGLLLIDNLQFWDDMILMLSIVLAATFISILIGIPIGIWMSKSRMVEAIVKPILDFMQTLPQFVYLIPAVAFFGIGMVPGVIASIIFGMPPTIRLTNLGIREVSSEVTEAADAFGSTPAQKLYKVQLPMAKTTIMAGVNQTIMLSLSMVVIASMIGADGLGDVVYTAVGRNDVGSGFEAGIAIVIVAIILDRLTAGFQLRRKK, encoded by the coding sequence ATGGATCTGTTTCCGAGCCTTCCTCTCGCTGATTGGATTGAGCGTTTTGTTGATTGGTTAACCAATGCGGACATCATATTTGATTCAATTGAAACCTTAATCGCTTGGATACTGAGCGCTTTAACGACGATTATGGAGATTGTTCCCATCCCGGTTGTGATTATCGGTATTCCCCTTTTAACTTTTTTCTTTGCTGGCAGGAAGATTGGTTTAAGCCTATTCGTCTTTTTAGGTTTATTACTCATCGATAACCTTCAATTTTGGGATGATATGATCCTTATGCTTTCCATCGTGCTGGCAGCGACATTTATTTCCATTTTGATCGGGATACCGATTGGCATTTGGATGTCAAAAAGCAGGATGGTTGAAGCAATCGTTAAACCGATCCTGGATTTCATGCAGACGTTGCCGCAGTTCGTTTATTTGATCCCGGCCGTTGCCTTTTTCGGTATCGGAATGGTACCGGGGGTTATTGCATCTATCATCTTTGGGATGCCCCCGACCATACGCTTAACGAATTTGGGCATCCGGGAAGTATCTTCCGAGGTTACTGAAGCTGCGGACGCGTTCGGTTCCACACCGGCGCAAAAACTATATAAAGTACAACTTCCAATGGCCAAGACAACGATTATGGCCGGGGTCAACCAAACGATTATGTTATCCTTATCGATGGTTGTCATTGCCTCCATGATCGGTGCCGACGGCCTCGGGGATGTTGTCTATACTGCAGTCGGGCGAAATGATGTGGGCAGTGGTTTTGAAGCTGGCATCGCGATTGTTATCGTAGCAATCATTCTTGACCGTTTAACCGCCGGTTTTCAACTTAGAAGGAAAAAATAA
- a CDS encoding chemotaxis protein CheW: protein MRHIKMKTQTSVFSQSPDSQGNDQLEVILYEVGDVLFAIDILNVREIIQTSEVTESPNRHPSVEGVIQLRDEWIPVVNLANVLNVKTHAASKENKLMLLEKSRNKLAFHVQRVTKIRRLRWSDVEKPDALSKGLESNVAGVLHIDARIAFMLDEDKVITDIISQPVIIQDEKDQFR, encoded by the coding sequence TTGCGCCATATAAAGATGAAAACACAAACGTCCGTTTTCTCTCAATCGCCGGATTCGCAAGGGAACGATCAGCTCGAAGTGATTCTTTATGAGGTGGGTGATGTTTTATTCGCGATTGATATTCTCAATGTAAGGGAAATTATTCAAACGTCGGAGGTCACGGAATCACCAAACCGGCATCCTTCCGTCGAAGGAGTGATCCAATTACGGGATGAATGGATCCCGGTTGTCAACCTTGCCAATGTTCTTAATGTGAAGACCCATGCAGCAAGCAAAGAAAACAAATTGATGCTTTTGGAAAAAAGCCGAAACAAATTGGCTTTTCACGTGCAAAGGGTCACAAAAATTCGGCGTCTCCGGTGGTCGGACGTCGAAAAGCCCGATGCGTTATCGAAAGGGTTGGAATCCAACGTAGCAGGTGTGCTCCATATTGACGCCCGTATCGCGTTTATGTTGGATGAGGACAAAGTCATTACGGATATTATCTCGCAACCTGTTATTATACAGGATGAAAAAGATCAATTCCGGTAA
- a CDS encoding FbpB family small basic protein, protein MRRIKNVRFIDLLRDNREAILNDREAMNRIEERLDAKRK, encoded by the coding sequence ATGCGAAGAATCAAAAATGTACGCTTTATCGATTTGTTACGTGACAATCGCGAAGCGATTCTTAATGATCGGGAAGCGATGAATCGAATTGAAGAACGCTTGGATGCCAAAAGAAAATAA
- a CDS encoding glycine betaine ABC transporter substrate-binding protein codes for MIKHWKRLGIATGLSLTLVAAGCGADDEGEDAGAEDDNGDAEDTEEDEDDDDDEDDANGEAADYGEEVDHTIVGIDGGSGVVQSTEQAIDDYELDEWSVQTSSDPAMIQELDNAYQNEDPVFITGWTPHWKFQEYDLEILDDPEDSYGDAESIHTIAREGLEDEHPDAYQILDNFEWAEEDMEEVMLEIQDDVDEAEAAQNWVDANEDVVSEWTDGVDEDAGDGESLTLSLVAWDTEIASTNVIANVLESVGYEVEMNQMEANPVFQSVADGDADASVAVWLPHTHEDYHADYEDEYEDLGPNMPDGAQLGLTVPAYMDIESIEDLQE; via the coding sequence ATGATTAAGCACTGGAAACGTCTCGGTATTGCCACCGGACTTTCGCTTACACTCGTTGCCGCCGGTTGCGGCGCAGATGATGAAGGGGAGGACGCAGGCGCCGAGGACGACAATGGCGACGCCGAAGACACAGAAGAAGACGAAGACGACGATGATGACGAAGACGACGCGAACGGTGAAGCAGCGGATTACGGCGAAGAAGTTGATCATACAATCGTCGGCATTGACGGAGGTTCAGGCGTTGTACAATCAACGGAACAAGCGATTGATGATTACGAACTTGATGAGTGGAGCGTACAGACAAGCTCTGATCCAGCGATGATCCAGGAGTTGGATAATGCTTATCAAAATGAGGACCCTGTTTTCATCACCGGGTGGACGCCGCACTGGAAATTTCAAGAGTATGATCTAGAGATTCTTGATGATCCGGAAGACTCGTACGGGGATGCTGAAAGTATACACACGATCGCACGTGAAGGACTCGAAGACGAGCATCCGGACGCATATCAAATTCTTGACAACTTTGAATGGGCAGAAGAGGACATGGAAGAAGTCATGCTTGAAATTCAAGATGACGTAGATGAAGCCGAGGCTGCCCAAAACTGGGTAGATGCCAACGAAGATGTTGTATCCGAATGGACAGACGGCGTGGATGAAGATGCAGGAGATGGCGAAAGCCTCACCCTTTCCCTTGTTGCTTGGGATACGGAAATTGCCTCCACGAATGTAATCGCAAACGTTCTTGAAAGTGTCGGTTATGAAGTTGAGATGAACCAGATGGAAGCAAACCCTGTGTTCCAATCTGTGGCTGACGGTGATGCTGATGCATCTGTTGCTGTATGGTTGCCACACACACATGAAGACTATCATGCGGACTATGAAGATGAATACGAAGATCTTGGGCCAAACATGCCAGATGGCGCACAACTTGGTCTAACTGTTCCGGCTTACATGGATATTGAGTCGATTGAAGATCTGCAAGAATAA
- a CDS encoding SurA N-terminal domain-containing protein, whose protein sequence is MKRILVTGGLSFMLAIGLAACNDDGDENGEAEDTENGEEEGDGEEQASDALPDEEMEMPEPDIDLDDVPDPVAEVNEESIDREEFEEIYTMQVEQIAQTQMMDITEDEEQDQEFREEIANELARQELLLQEANERGLEVSDEDLDEAIDEMAEEMGQDTEEFYEVLEEQGMSEDEVHEILEDDLRIEQLMEDEFGEVEVSEEELEELYDEQMAMMEEQMGDEMEEDPPELSEMEDDLRDQAEQMENQENREALTNDLEEDANIEIHV, encoded by the coding sequence GTGAAACGAATTTTAGTAACTGGCGGATTGTCGTTTATGCTTGCGATAGGACTGGCTGCATGCAACGACGATGGCGATGAAAACGGGGAAGCAGAAGATACAGAGAACGGAGAAGAGGAAGGAGATGGCGAAGAGCAAGCCAGTGACGCGCTTCCGGATGAAGAAATGGAAATGCCGGAACCGGACATTGACTTGGATGACGTGCCTGACCCCGTTGCCGAAGTAAACGAAGAAAGCATCGATAGAGAAGAATTTGAAGAGATTTATACAATGCAAGTAGAGCAGATAGCACAAACGCAGATGATGGATATTACAGAGGATGAGGAACAAGACCAAGAATTTCGCGAGGAAATTGCAAATGAACTAGCAAGACAGGAACTGCTTCTTCAAGAAGCGAATGAACGCGGACTCGAAGTAAGCGACGAAGACTTGGATGAAGCGATCGATGAAATGGCCGAAGAAATGGGCCAAGACACGGAAGAATTCTATGAAGTGTTGGAAGAACAGGGCATGTCGGAAGACGAAGTTCATGAAATTTTGGAAGATGATCTTCGCATTGAGCAGTTAATGGAAGATGAGTTCGGAGAAGTAGAAGTAAGCGAAGAAGAATTAGAAGAACTTTATGATGAGCAAATGGCGATGATGGAAGAACAAATGGGCGATGAAATGGAAGAAGATCCGCCGGAGCTCTCTGAAATGGAAGATGACCTCCGGGACCAGGCTGAACAAATGGAAAATCAAGAAAACCGCGAAGCGTTAACGAATGACTTGGAAGAAGACGCAAACATTGAAATACACGTCTAG
- a CDS encoding YitT family protein, whose amino-acid sequence MFSTKRKESIARFMYRCFMVTCGAILTAIAIQLFLIPNSVIDGGVIGVSLILNELTGLGFGILVLVINIPFLLFGLKQVGATFFLTSLYGIVILAITEQQLHQFTTFIHEPMITTLFGGFILGAGIGIVIRYGGALDGTEILGILLTKNVPFSVGEFIMFINIFIFTWAGFVFGWEQAMLSVITYFVASKTIDAVIQGIDETKAVVVVSNKYAQLSSAVVHRLGRSLTVMDGQGAFTHSDKEVLYIVVTRLEVMKLKSIVFEIDKEAFITVMNAQEVHGGKFKNDLH is encoded by the coding sequence ATGTTTTCAACAAAACGCAAGGAAAGCATTGCCCGTTTTATGTACCGTTGTTTTATGGTTACATGCGGCGCTATTTTAACAGCCATCGCGATTCAACTTTTTCTGATCCCGAATTCTGTCATTGACGGCGGGGTCATCGGCGTCTCGTTAATATTGAATGAACTTACCGGTTTGGGCTTCGGCATTCTCGTACTTGTTATTAATATACCCTTTTTGTTGTTTGGATTAAAACAAGTGGGCGCAACTTTTTTCCTGACCTCATTGTATGGGATTGTCATTCTGGCGATTACGGAGCAACAGCTTCATCAATTTACGACTTTTATCCATGAACCGATGATCACTACGCTGTTTGGAGGATTTATTCTCGGGGCGGGGATAGGGATCGTCATCCGCTACGGTGGAGCACTTGACGGAACGGAAATTCTCGGCATTTTACTGACGAAAAATGTTCCTTTTTCCGTCGGCGAATTTATCATGTTTATCAATATTTTTATTTTCACATGGGCCGGGTTTGTGTTTGGTTGGGAACAGGCAATGCTATCGGTCATCACTTATTTCGTGGCATCGAAAACCATTGATGCAGTCATACAGGGCATCGACGAAACAAAAGCGGTCGTCGTTGTTTCCAATAAGTATGCTCAACTCAGTTCCGCAGTCGTGCATCGCTTAGGGCGATCATTAACGGTTATGGACGGGCAAGGTGCCTTCACCCATAGCGACAAAGAAGTGTTGTACATCGTTGTCACTCGCTTGGAAGTGATGAAATTAAAATCCATCGTTTTTGAAATCGATAAAGAAGCATTTATTACGGTCATGAATGCGCAAGAAGTACACGGAGGAAAGTTTAAAAACGACCTTCATTAA
- a CDS encoding alpha/beta fold hydrolase codes for MSYVDRYPVQPEEMNVQHYPATNNTIGNDAPPRLFVLIHGFLSSAYSFQALIPELCFYGEVVTFDLPGFGKSKKTLQYRYSYAQYALTVNAIIKPYVTEKTEVIPVGHSMGGQIALRLPKIMLRPPKKIVLLASSGSIARLPFWLRTTTYFPFFSTLLRRYIRKHDVRNILHEVIYDSSIITDGHVSAYEEPLREKAMYQALAKFIRHREGDLTTAELADIHVPVLLLWGEADSIVPLKVGEKLVSALPCATLSVYPKTGHLLPEEMPKETAKAIRSFTEA; via the coding sequence ATGAGCTACGTTGACCGCTATCCGGTTCAACCGGAAGAGATGAATGTTCAACATTATCCTGCGACCAATAACACGATTGGAAATGATGCACCTCCGCGATTGTTCGTATTGATTCACGGTTTCTTGTCATCCGCATATAGCTTTCAGGCACTCATTCCCGAATTATGCTTTTACGGCGAGGTCGTCACATTCGACCTTCCCGGTTTTGGAAAAAGCAAAAAAACATTGCAATACCGCTATTCGTACGCACAATATGCATTAACGGTAAATGCCATTATAAAGCCCTATGTGACCGAAAAAACCGAAGTGATTCCCGTCGGCCACTCCATGGGAGGGCAAATCGCTCTCCGTTTGCCAAAAATAATGCTCCGTCCGCCGAAAAAAATCGTGTTGCTTGCAAGTTCCGGAAGCATCGCCCGCCTCCCATTTTGGTTACGGACTACTACATATTTTCCTTTTTTTTCAACTTTGCTGAGACGTTATATACGCAAACACGACGTCAGAAATATTTTGCATGAAGTCATTTATGATTCGTCCATCATTACGGACGGACACGTATCCGCTTATGAAGAACCATTACGGGAAAAAGCGATGTATCAAGCGCTGGCAAAATTTATTCGCCACCGTGAAGGCGATTTGACAACAGCGGAACTTGCGGATATCCATGTGCCTGTTCTTTTGCTGTGGGGAGAAGCGGACAGCATCGTACCGTTGAAAGTAGGGGAAAAGCTCGTGAGCGCCTTGCCTTGCGCGACACTTTCGGTTTATCCGAAAACTGGCCATCTGCTTCCGGAAGAAATGCCGAAGGAAACAGCAAAAGCGATCCGGTCGTTCACAGAGGCGTAA
- a CDS encoding acyl-CoA thioesterase: MKKASTDIQVRYAETDQMGVVHHSQYLIWCEIGRTELINDLGFSYAKLEESGVLAPVTEANLSYKIAIRYGETVRIETWIEDYDGIRAMYGYAIYNEDGQLCVNGTTTHVIVDRERFRPRSMKKRLPEWHDVYEREKKQKKGSE, translated from the coding sequence TTGAAAAAAGCGTCCACCGACATACAAGTTCGATATGCGGAAACAGATCAAATGGGGGTCGTACACCATTCCCAGTATTTAATATGGTGCGAGATCGGCCGGACCGAACTTATCAACGATTTGGGTTTTTCTTATGCAAAATTGGAAGAGAGCGGTGTGCTTGCCCCGGTAACGGAAGCAAACTTGTCTTATAAAATAGCGATACGATATGGGGAAACCGTCCGTATAGAGACATGGATCGAGGATTACGATGGAATACGGGCGATGTACGGCTATGCCATTTATAATGAAGATGGTCAATTATGCGTAAATGGGACGACGACCCATGTGATCGTAGACCGTGAACGTTTTCGCCCCCGTTCCATGAAAAAACGCTTGCCGGAATGGCACGACGTATATGAACGGGAAAAGAAACAAAAAAAGGGAAGCGAATAA
- a CDS encoding glycine betaine ABC transporter substrate-binding protein, with the protein MAKFLTHLGTCTSFSLIFVAAGCGADDEGEDTVAEDDNGDATSEYAEEMDHTIVGIDPGAGIMAAAEQALEDYDNLDDWTLQSSSETAMIAEMEEAIENEEPIVITGWDPHWKFVEHDLKYLDDPEMSFGEPEDIDTLVREGLQEDHPEAYEILDNFEWTADDMSEIMHDIVIEEQDPLDAGQAWVDENEDLVNSWTEGVDEVDGETFEIVHGPWETDYSTVSVMVHVLEDMGYDVQTTNVEANYMYTAVADGDADAMLGAWLPDTHGDYYDPIEDDVENLGANMEAEAALGLVVPEYMDIDSIEDL; encoded by the coding sequence ATGGCTAAATTTTTAACACATTTAGGTACATGTACAAGCTTTTCGCTCATCTTTGTAGCCGCCGGTTGTGGCGCAGATGATGAAGGGGAAGACACGGTCGCCGAGGATGACAATGGCGACGCAACCTCTGAATATGCTGAAGAAATGGATCATACGATTGTGGGCATCGATCCAGGTGCCGGGATAATGGCAGCCGCTGAACAAGCGCTCGAGGATTATGATAACCTTGATGACTGGACGCTGCAATCAAGTTCAGAAACCGCGATGATCGCGGAGATGGAAGAAGCCATCGAAAATGAAGAGCCGATCGTTATTACCGGATGGGATCCGCACTGGAAATTTGTTGAACATGACCTTAAATACCTTGACGATCCGGAAATGTCTTTTGGGGAGCCGGAGGACATCGATACACTCGTCCGTGAAGGATTGCAAGAGGACCATCCGGAAGCTTATGAAATTCTGGATAATTTTGAATGGACAGCTGACGATATGTCAGAAATCATGCATGATATAGTTATTGAAGAGCAAGATCCATTAGATGCTGGGCAAGCTTGGGTTGACGAAAATGAAGATCTAGTGAACAGTTGGACAGAAGGCGTAGACGAAGTGGACGGAGAAACGTTTGAAATTGTTCACGGGCCGTGGGAAACGGACTACTCCACGGTGAGCGTGATGGTGCATGTGTTGGAAGACATGGGGTATGATGTGCAAACGACCAATGTGGAAGCGAATTATATGTATACAGCGGTCGCAGATGGCGATGCCGATGCAATGCTCGGAGCATGGTTGCCTGATACACACGGAGATTACTATGATCCAATCGAAGATGATGTGGAGAATTTAGGTGCCAATATGGAAGCGGAAGCAGCGCTAGGTTTGGTGGTTCCCGAATATATGGATATTGACTCCATTGAAGATTTATAA
- a CDS encoding quaternary amine ABC transporter ATP-binding protein yields the protein MAKIKVENLTKVFGKRPERALSLLKENKSKGEILEETGLTVGVNKASFDVQDGEVFVIMGLSGSGKSTLVRLLNRLIEPTSGAVYLNDDNLAEMNEKKLRTIRRRDMSMVFQKFGLFPFRTIQSNVEYGLEIQGFEREERHTKAGESLKLVGLEGYENMYPEELSGGMQQRVGLARALANDPEILLMDEAFSALDPLIRKDMQDELMDLQENMKKTIIFITHDLDEALRIGDRITIMKDGAIVQIGTPEEILTNPANDYVEKFVEDVDRSKVYTAQNVMNRPETVNPEREGPRVALQRMRNEGISSIYVVKRDRTLLGIVHADELSKLVDEGKDDFMGVIRNDIPRVDLETPVTEVIELITNSKVPAAVVQDGKLRGIIVRSSVLNALAGGEVNVDGSVSEPSSR from the coding sequence TTGGCGAAGATCAAGGTTGAGAATTTGACCAAGGTATTCGGGAAAAGACCGGAACGGGCCCTCTCTCTTTTAAAGGAAAACAAGTCGAAAGGAGAAATTCTCGAAGAAACAGGCCTTACCGTCGGTGTGAACAAGGCATCATTTGATGTCCAAGATGGTGAAGTGTTTGTCATTATGGGCTTGTCGGGGAGCGGAAAATCAACGCTCGTGCGTTTGCTGAACCGTTTGATCGAACCGACATCCGGCGCTGTCTACTTAAACGATGACAACTTGGCGGAAATGAATGAAAAAAAATTGCGGACGATTCGCCGCCGGGACATGAGCATGGTGTTTCAGAAATTTGGCCTCTTCCCTTTTCGAACGATTCAAAGCAATGTGGAGTATGGGTTGGAAATACAGGGATTTGAGCGAGAGGAAAGACACACAAAAGCCGGTGAATCTCTTAAACTCGTAGGCTTGGAAGGATATGAGAACATGTATCCCGAAGAATTATCGGGAGGGATGCAGCAACGGGTCGGACTTGCCCGCGCCCTTGCCAATGATCCGGAAATTCTTCTCATGGACGAAGCTTTTTCGGCGCTCGATCCATTAATTCGAAAAGACATGCAAGATGAGCTGATGGATTTGCAGGAAAACATGAAGAAAACGATTATATTTATTACACACGATTTGGATGAAGCACTCAGGATTGGAGATCGGATTACGATTATGAAAGATGGAGCCATCGTGCAAATCGGCACCCCGGAGGAAATTCTTACAAATCCGGCGAACGATTATGTTGAGAAATTTGTCGAGGATGTGGATCGTTCCAAAGTGTATACGGCACAAAATGTCATGAACCGGCCGGAGACCGTTAATCCGGAACGGGAAGGTCCGCGCGTGGCTTTGCAGCGAATGCGAAATGAAGGCATATCAAGCATTTATGTTGTTAAACGTGATCGCACATTGCTAGGAATTGTCCACGCGGATGAGCTCTCCAAGCTTGTGGATGAAGGAAAAGACGATTTCATGGGTGTGATCCGAAATGACATCCCGAGGGTGGATCTTGAGACCCCGGTGACGGAAGTCATTGAACTCATTACAAACAGCAAAGTGCCAGCAGCGGTTGTCCAGGACGGAAAGCTTCGTGGTATTATCGTGCGTAGCTCAGTGCTCAATGCGCTGGCAGGAGGAGAGGTGAATGTCGATGGATCTGTTTCCGAGCCTTCCTCTCGCTGA
- a CDS encoding YppG family protein encodes MIHHSQQRSRPPHYEEPYMYPPRPYPPSLPPISGQPYGRSGPPAYGNTGKKPKPPAVSGIMAGFTNENGQLDVQKTMTTIDTAVKTYQQVSPVIKQLSSIFLYRD; translated from the coding sequence ATGATCCATCATTCTCAGCAGCGGTCACGACCGCCTCATTATGAAGAGCCCTACATGTATCCGCCACGCCCTTATCCGCCTTCATTGCCGCCGATTTCCGGGCAGCCTTATGGCAGGTCCGGACCACCCGCTTATGGAAATACAGGGAAAAAGCCGAAACCACCGGCTGTCTCCGGAATTATGGCAGGATTTACGAATGAGAATGGGCAATTGGATGTACAGAAAACAATGACAACGATCGATACGGCAGTAAAAACGTACCAACAAGTTTCTCCGGTGATTAAACAGCTATCGTCGATTTTCCTGTACCGAGATTAA